The sequence GTAAAAACGGAAATCGAAAAAACCCTTTTGTCCTTAAACCACTTGTCGGACGAAGATTGCCAGGCGATTACAAGAATGGCAAATGCCATGATCAGCAAAATCCTGCATGACCCCACGCGCCTGCTAAAAAACAATGAGGGCCATGGAAATAAATCTGAATGTCTTGATCTAACGAGAAAACTTTTTAATCTGGATGAATGAGAGTTACGGGTTGCGTGTTTTATATTGAAAAAATCTTTCCTCGCGACTCGCAATTCGTAACTCGTAAAAGGAGGCTGACGTGAAAAAAACCGTATTTTTATTTCCCGGCCAGGGGTCACAGGCGGTCGGCATGGGCCAGGACTTTTACCAGGAATACGATTTTGTCAGAGAAATTTTCGACATGGCCGCAGAGGCTGCCAAGCTAAACCTTTCGCAGCTATGCTTCCAAGGGCCTTTCGAAGACCTTACGATGACGATTAATCTGCAGCCGGCAATTACCGTGGTCAATCTTGCCTGCCTCGCCGCAATCGAAAAAGAGGGCATAACACCCGATATAACCGCCGGGCACAGTCTCGGCGAATACAGCGCATTATGTGCATCCGGCGTTCTTTCAAAGATGGACACTTTCAAGCTGGTCTTTAAAAGAGGATGGCTCATGCACCGCGAATCGACAAAGCATCCGGGCGCGATGCAAGCCATTGTCGGGCTCCCCATCGATGCCGTTCAACAACTTGTTGACGAGGTTCGCACGGAGGGTGTTGTTGCTGTGGCCAACCACAACACCGAACTGCAGATCGTTATCACGGGTGCTCCGGATCGGGTGAAAAAAATTTCGTCGCTGGCGGAATCACAAGGCGCGAAAACCATACCTTTAAAAGTCAGCGGGGCCTGGCACAGCGATTTGATTAAAGGCGCCGAAGGCGAGTTCAAAGATTTTCTGAGCGCCTTTACGTTTGCCGTTCCGCAAAGATCCATCCTCATGAACGTTACAGGCGACTTCGCCGAAAACCCCGAAGAGATCAGGTCGATCATGGCCAAACAACTTTGCAGCCCTGTCAGGTGGTATGACGCCATGTGCAAGCTTGTAGCGTGTAACGTGGAATACATTGTCGAAGTCGGACCGGGAAAGGTGCTGACCGGTTTGTTAAAAAAGATTTTGCCCAAGGACTATCCTTGTAAAATCTTTAACGTCAACAACATGAAAAGTCTTGAAAGCTATTTTAAAGAAGCAACCTGACCTTATACAATTTTTTCTTTACAGCGCAACCTGGCTAAGGTAATATACCAAATTCCATGGAACGTCAGTGTTTGAACAAAATTTCTAAGGTTTGGCCATGAAAAAGAAAGATCTTGAATATTTTAAAGAACTTCTATCTATCCGCCTGGAAGAGCTTTTAAGTCAGGTCGATGATACCGTCTCCGGTATGACTGACCCGAAAGAAAATTTTCCAGATCCAACCGATCGGGCTACCCTTGAATCGGACCGGAATTTTATGCTCCGAATACGGGACCGCGAGAGCAAGCTAATCAAGAAGATTAAAAAAGCCCTTGAACGCATTGAAGACGAAACGTTCGGAAGTTGTGAAACATGTGGTGATGATATTTCAATAAAACGCCTTAAAGCAAGGCCTGTTACTACCCAATGCATTGACTGCAAAACCAAAGAAGA comes from Candidatus Desulfatibia profunda and encodes:
- the fabD gene encoding ACP S-malonyltransferase, yielding MKKTVFLFPGQGSQAVGMGQDFYQEYDFVREIFDMAAEAAKLNLSQLCFQGPFEDLTMTINLQPAITVVNLACLAAIEKEGITPDITAGHSLGEYSALCASGVLSKMDTFKLVFKRGWLMHRESTKHPGAMQAIVGLPIDAVQQLVDEVRTEGVVAVANHNTELQIVITGAPDRVKKISSLAESQGAKTIPLKVSGAWHSDLIKGAEGEFKDFLSAFTFAVPQRSILMNVTGDFAENPEEIRSIMAKQLCSPVRWYDAMCKLVACNVEYIVEVGPGKVLTGLLKKILPKDYPCKIFNVNNMKSLESYFKEAT
- the dksA gene encoding RNA polymerase-binding protein DksA; the protein is MKKKDLEYFKELLSIRLEELLSQVDDTVSGMTDPKENFPDPTDRATLESDRNFMLRIRDRESKLIKKIKKALERIEDETFGSCETCGDDISIKRLKARPVTTQCIDCKTKEEAFEKSLGL